Proteins encoded together in one Paracoccus sp. SMMA_5_TC window:
- a CDS encoding HlyD family type I secretion periplasmic adaptor subunit yields MNADLRPTRPGSPRPLPAPQDAAAQSARPEWSARGAVTLGLVAIALLFGGFGIWAWGARIAGAVVAPGQVEVEQRRQVVQHPDGGVVDQILVREGEAVSAGQPLIRLDGTLLRTELAIVEGQYFELLARRGRLEAERAEASSIRFPDELVTTAAKQPQVRALMNGQESLFNARRETLQQALGQLRKQSEQVEAQIGGIDAQRQALQQQRSFIAQELTDQRSLLDKGLAQAPRVLALQREAARLDGLLGETTALRARAVTQRAEIDLSLLEKTATYREAAETELRDIGYRELELAERRRALIEQISRLDIRAPVSGIVQELQVTTPRAVLRAADPIMFVIPQDRPLVVAAHIAPINIDEVHPGQQVVLRFASFSARTTPEIDGVLSRVSPDTLVDQATRIPYYRAEVTIPPEQVAKLKGLELIPGMPVEVYVQTGERSPMAYLLKPLSDYFARAFREN; encoded by the coding sequence ATGAACGCCGACCTTCGACCCACGCGTCCCGGCAGCCCTCGCCCCCTGCCAGCGCCCCAGGATGCGGCCGCGCAATCGGCCAGGCCGGAATGGTCTGCGCGCGGGGCGGTAACGCTGGGCCTTGTGGCGATCGCCTTGCTGTTCGGCGGCTTCGGCATCTGGGCGTGGGGGGCGCGGATTGCCGGCGCGGTCGTTGCCCCTGGTCAGGTCGAGGTCGAACAGCGCCGTCAGGTTGTCCAGCACCCCGATGGTGGGGTGGTCGATCAGATCCTGGTCCGGGAAGGCGAGGCCGTGAGTGCGGGCCAACCGCTGATCCGGCTGGACGGCACATTGCTGCGCACCGAACTTGCGATCGTCGAAGGGCAGTATTTCGAGCTTCTGGCGCGCCGCGGCCGGCTCGAGGCGGAGCGCGCCGAGGCCTCAAGCATCCGCTTTCCCGACGAACTGGTGACAACGGCGGCAAAGCAGCCGCAGGTGCGCGCGCTGATGAACGGACAGGAAAGCCTGTTCAATGCGCGGCGCGAGACGCTGCAACAGGCGCTTGGCCAGTTGCGCAAGCAGTCCGAACAGGTCGAGGCGCAGATCGGCGGGATCGATGCCCAGCGCCAGGCATTGCAACAGCAGCGCAGCTTCATCGCCCAGGAACTGACCGATCAGCGTTCGCTGCTGGACAAGGGCCTGGCCCAGGCGCCACGTGTTCTGGCGCTGCAACGCGAGGCGGCACGCCTGGACGGGCTTTTGGGCGAAACCACGGCCCTGCGGGCCCGCGCGGTAACCCAGCGCGCCGAAATCGACCTGTCGCTGCTGGAAAAGACCGCGACCTATCGCGAGGCTGCCGAAACCGAATTGCGAGATATCGGTTATCGGGAACTTGAACTGGCCGAACGCCGCCGGGCGCTGATCGAACAGATCTCGCGTCTGGATATTCGCGCCCCTGTGTCGGGCATTGTCCAGGAATTGCAGGTCACGACGCCCCGCGCGGTTTTGCGCGCGGCAGACCCGATCATGTTCGTCATCCCCCAGGATCGCCCCCTGGTGGTGGCCGCGCATATCGCGCCGATAAACATCGACGAAGTGCATCCAGGTCAGCAGGTGGTGCTGCGCTTTGCCTCGTTCTCGGCGCGCACCACCCCGGAAATCGACGGTGTGCTCAGCCGGGTGTCGCCCGACACATTGGTCGATCAGGCCACGCGCATCCCCTATTACCGGGCCGAGGTTACGATACCTCCCGAACAGGTCGCCAAGCTGAAGGGGCTGGAACTGATCCCGGGCATGCCGGTCGAAGTTTATGTTCAGACCGGCGAGCGCAGCCCTATGGCCTATCTGCTGAAACCGCTCAGCGACTATTTCGCCCGTGCCTTCCGCGAGAACTGA